One genomic region from Pyrobaculum islandicum DSM 4184 encodes:
- a CDS encoding NfeD family protein codes for MSRLVTIVALLDELLLFSAPVIIAFLLYIFGVIPLWIVVVLSAPFLVITAYIGIKVFKETPREYSYLGGRGVVVEDLKPEGVVKIEGVYWRAVCLSCEAAVGTCVELLDVKNGRAYVRPCQDM; via the coding sequence ATGTCTCGTCTCGTCACAATAGTGGCGTTGCTTGACGAACTATTGCTTTTTTCAGCCCCTGTAATTATAGCATTTCTCCTCTATATATTTGGCGTAATCCCGCTTTGGATTGTCGTTGTACTATCGGCGCCTTTTTTAGTCATTACGGCATATATAGGGATTAAGGTATTTAAAGAAACGCCAAGAGAGTACAGCTATCTGGGCGGGAGGGGCGTGGTGGTAGAAGACCTCAAGCCAGAGGGCGTGGTGAAAATAGAGGGCGTTTATTGGAGAGCCGTATGTCTCAGTTGTGAGGCGGCTGTCGGCACATGTGTTGAACTTCTTGACGTAAAAAACGGACGTGCCTATGTCAGGCCTTGCCAGGATATGTGA
- a CDS encoding ATP-binding protein, which yields MKLGEELSIHELEKLDFGEDFKLALSRAINGANVYIVGPSGSGKTAMLRKLGLYLTRLGREALYVKLEWVKYGWGLSDYLKRYGDKSRELVGGAAGDIILLDDGELLWSYSSVYRNLVRDLRGRQIAAAFREFDIDTATILLGDGFTIYLQTRQTSAHTAKIPLGLSFLGKTAEITVL from the coding sequence ATGAAGCTGGGCGAAGAGCTGTCGATACATGAGCTAGAGAAACTTGACTTTGGCGAGGACTTCAAGCTGGCCCTCTCTAGAGCTATAAACGGGGCTAACGTCTATATCGTAGGCCCCTCTGGAAGTGGAAAAACTGCCATGTTGAGAAAACTAGGCCTTTATCTCACTAGGTTAGGCAGAGAAGCTCTCTATGTAAAACTCGAGTGGGTGAAATACGGCTGGGGGCTCTCAGACTATTTAAAGAGGTATGGGGATAAAAGCAGAGAGCTTGTCGGAGGCGCCGCAGGCGATATAATACTGTTAGACGACGGAGAGTTGCTCTGGAGCTACAGCTCGGTGTATAGAAATCTAGTCAGAGACTTGAGAGGTAGACAAATAGCGGCGGCTTTTAGAGAATTTGACATAGATACAGCAACTATCTTACTTGGAGATGGATTTACGATATATCTTCAGACTCGACAAACCTCAGCCCATACGGCAAAGATACCACTTGGCTTAAGTTTCTTAGGTAAAACTGCAGAAATTACTGTATTATAG
- a CDS encoding Clp1/GlmU family protein, with translation MSTVVVPQGYTALLRGPATVECREPCRVFGGVFHRFEIPPHKQYPVEGPAVFTIESGVVAIVNGSAIPQDWHLELSGVVALVGPTDAGKSSLSTYLVNIHTSQGKKVCIVDADVGQSDIGPPGFVSYSCTTSPIPHISELEPYDAYFVGTTNLQGVEELLVAGVVWGVRRSIAQYPHLVVINTPGWTTGRGLQLLRAVVDAVEPTVINIGEAALPGRLISKPRHVLPRGPQERRELRNLSYRRHVKLIEKTQIDLEKMAVCKWEKGLVCPWGRYTPADVSEPQKKGREFIVPHHYLRHIFAALYKNGKLVGYAIVEKFEPKIVAYVTTTDFDEIRIGKIRLDPQTLEELEPLP, from the coding sequence ATGTCTACAGTAGTAGTACCACAGGGCTATACGGCTCTTCTAAGAGGCCCCGCCACAGTGGAATGTCGAGAGCCATGTAGAGTATTCGGCGGCGTCTTCCACAGATTTGAAATCCCCCCTCACAAACAATATCCCGTCGAAGGCCCTGCGGTTTTTACAATAGAAAGCGGCGTAGTGGCTATTGTAAACGGATCTGCCATACCGCAAGATTGGCATTTAGAACTCAGCGGCGTAGTCGCACTAGTCGGGCCGACAGACGCGGGGAAGAGTAGCCTATCTACATACTTAGTAAATATACACACTTCCCAAGGCAAAAAGGTATGTATAGTCGATGCAGACGTAGGCCAGTCAGACATAGGGCCGCCTGGTTTTGTATCCTATAGTTGTACCACATCCCCCATCCCACATATCTCGGAGCTAGAGCCATACGACGCATATTTCGTCGGTACGACAAATCTCCAGGGAGTCGAGGAGTTACTTGTGGCAGGGGTTGTCTGGGGAGTCAGAAGATCTATTGCGCAATACCCCCACCTAGTTGTAATAAACACCCCCGGGTGGACCACAGGCAGAGGTCTCCAACTACTTAGGGCTGTAGTCGACGCAGTAGAGCCAACAGTGATAAACATTGGAGAGGCCGCCCTTCCCGGCCGCCTCATATCTAAACCACGCCATGTCCTCCCCCGCGGCCCACAAGAGAGGAGAGAATTGCGAAATTTATCATACAGAAGACATGTAAAACTCATAGAAAAGACTCAGATAGATCTAGAAAAAATGGCTGTTTGTAAGTGGGAGAAGGGGCTCGTCTGTCCTTGGGGGAGATACACCCCCGCCGACGTTAGCGAGCCTCAGAAAAAAGGCCGTGAGTTTATAGTGCCGCACCACTATTTAAGACATATATTCGCCGCTTTGTATAAAAACGGGAAGTTGGTTGGATACGCCATAGTGGAAAAATTCGAGCCTAAGATAGTCGCATATGTAACAACAACAGACTTTGACGAGATACGTATTGGAAAAATCAGGTTAGACCCCCAGACTCTAGAAGAGCTAGAGCCGTTACCCTAG
- a CDS encoding DMT family transporter → MLWLLPVGIFAISSASILIRLTPAHPVAITFWRLAFATAIVFLLGAMRKLELPRGRALIYSTLSGVFLAAHFLSWIPSLFLTTVAASTTLVNIHPVVMLLLSKKLGESVSKDTVVGVVMAVVGSVLITLSPGGLLGNLLALAGALSFAGYLAAGRVVRSSVGTLGYVAVSYSTAALISLAVGLALGVDLIHYDFYTFVMFLLIASIPMMAGHTVFNYLLGRYRAVTIAASTLGEPVGATLLAILILGEMPTSSVALRGFEIPLQAIGITTTLIGLLLVIREELKT, encoded by the coding sequence ATGCTCTGGCTTTTGCCGGTGGGTATTTTTGCTATATCAAGTGCCTCGATTTTAATTAGACTTACGCCTGCGCATCCTGTGGCAATAACCTTTTGGAGACTAGCTTTTGCGACAGCGATTGTCTTTCTTCTCGGCGCGATGCGTAAGCTAGAGCTTCCCAGGGGGCGGGCCTTGATTTATTCAACGCTGTCGGGAGTCTTTCTAGCGGCGCATTTCCTCAGCTGGATTCCCTCCCTCTTTCTAACGACAGTTGCGGCGAGTACAACGTTGGTCAATATACACCCCGTAGTTATGCTCCTCCTCTCGAAGAAGCTGGGAGAAAGTGTGAGTAAAGACACTGTCGTTGGCGTTGTAATGGCTGTAGTTGGCAGCGTATTGATTACTCTATCGCCAGGCGGGCTATTGGGAAATCTCCTTGCGTTAGCGGGGGCGTTGTCTTTTGCAGGATATCTCGCTGCCGGACGCGTAGTTAGATCTTCTGTAGGGACTTTAGGCTATGTCGCCGTGTCTTATAGCACTGCGGCGCTTATCTCTCTAGCCGTAGGCCTTGCACTTGGGGTCGACCTCATACATTACGACTTCTACACCTTTGTCATGTTTCTCCTCATAGCCTCTATCCCCATGATGGCTGGACACACCGTATTTAACTACCTCTTAGGCAGATATCGCGCTGTGACAATCGCGGCGAGTACTCTCGGCGAACCCGTAGGCGCAACGCTTCTTGCAATATTGATCTTGGGCGAGATGCCGACTAGCTCAGTGGCCTTGCGTGGCTTTGAGATACCGCTACAAGCCATTGGGATAACAACAACGCTTATAGGCCTACTGCTTGTGATAAGAGAAGAGTTAAAAACTTGA
- a CDS encoding CPBP family intramembrane glutamic endopeptidase: MRLVILALSMPIMFIAMGIAAFVVPICGAPIAIATAYLVLTPVVYYTRGYPMFRLRYFIVSLLMMVVIWALEAAAEPYLREYSRAIQIFIQAMSVCPQWKAYFITTALVLAPLVEETLFRALLYVELEKRAGAVAGYAGSSLAFAMAHGASMLIPLYFALGVVLTYAFKRGGIVSAVVLHSLNNLLALAPIIQ; encoded by the coding sequence GTGCGTCTCGTTATACTAGCGCTTTCTATGCCCATTATGTTTATAGCTATGGGAATCGCCGCTTTTGTTGTGCCAATTTGCGGAGCTCCTATAGCTATTGCCACGGCATATTTAGTGTTGACCCCCGTAGTATATTACACAAGAGGGTACCCTATGTTTAGGCTGAGGTACTTCATAGTCTCGTTGCTTATGATGGTCGTAATTTGGGCGCTAGAGGCGGCGGCAGAGCCTTATCTTAGAGAGTATAGCCGCGCGATTCAGATATTTATACAAGCTATGTCAGTCTGTCCACAGTGGAAGGCCTATTTTATAACCACCGCGCTGGTTCTGGCGCCACTTGTAGAAGAGACTTTGTTTAGAGCTCTCCTCTATGTGGAGTTGGAAAAGAGAGCTGGCGCAGTGGCGGGATACGCTGGAAGTTCTCTCGCTTTTGCAATGGCGCACGGCGCTTCTATGTTAATCCCGCTGTATTTTGCCCTAGGAGTCGTCCTCACGTACGCATTTAAAAGAGGTGGGATTGTCTCTGCCGTGGTGTTACATAGTTTAAACAATCTCCTCGCCCTGGCTCCTATAATACAGTAA
- a CDS encoding nucleotidyltransferase family protein, with product MKAVILAAGLGTRLRPLTFLVPKALVTIGTKPLVDYVIEWLRLNGVRDIAVVGYHMQDVLERYLSQFHPDVVFFKSRKLLGTAGQLYYTKEWADGDVVVVNTDVLTNLDLKKPAELHKSRGALLTIVGQIHKVSLRFGVLEVDGGMLKSWREKPSFEYITSTGVYIISDKVIKKLGEEYLDMDALAKSLIPNVAVYVAKEAFFYDVGTLEDLAKIQEVRLESLKP from the coding sequence GTGAAAGCTGTAATTCTGGCGGCCGGCCTCGGCACTAGGTTAAGACCGTTGACTTTTCTAGTGCCTAAAGCTCTAGTTACAATTGGGACAAAGCCCCTCGTTGATTATGTTATCGAGTGGCTTAGGTTAAACGGCGTGAGAGATATAGCTGTCGTGGGGTACCATATGCAAGATGTGTTAGAGAGATATCTCTCGCAGTTTCACCCAGATGTAGTTTTCTTCAAGTCGCGGAAGTTGCTTGGGACCGCCGGCCAGTTGTATTATACAAAAGAGTGGGCCGACGGCGACGTCGTTGTTGTTAATACAGACGTGTTGACAAACCTAGATTTAAAAAAACCGGCTGAGCTTCACAAATCTAGGGGAGCTCTCCTAACTATTGTCGGACAGATACACAAGGTCTCCCTACGCTTTGGGGTTTTGGAGGTAGACGGCGGGATGTTGAAGTCTTGGAGAGAAAAGCCGAGTTTTGAATATATAACGTCAACAGGAGTTTACATAATCTCTGACAAAGTTATAAAAAAGTTGGGGGAGGAGTATTTAGATATGGACGCCCTTGCCAAATCGCTTATTCCAAACGTAGCTGTTTATGTGGCTAAAGAGGCGTTTTTCTACGACGTGGGGACGTTAGAAGATTTGGCAAAAATACAGGAGGTAAGACTAGAGAGTTTGAAGCCGTAA
- a CDS encoding carbohydrate kinase family protein, which produces MDVVSVGNLNFDIYLKVSELPGPDENVEVLDLYTGGGGSAANFSVAAARLGLGVRFIGAVGEDPLGELSLRELRSEGVDVSYVKRVAGVRSGVVIVLVHPDGVKRMLSYRGANLGLSPADLTIEKFRGFRHIHLATGRTELILKAKEIAKEIGATVSLDGGTALAKKGLDIVKAVVNGIDIVFMNQVEAKLLANSHDHKTAVEKLAKELSVRELVVTLGPRGAVAFDGRRLLHVDAFKLDAVDTTGAGDCFAAAYVAMYLRGRDLYEKLLFANAAAAIKVTRPGARSSPRYSEVVAFLESLGYKI; this is translated from the coding sequence GTGGACGTAGTATCAGTTGGAAATTTAAACTTCGACATATATCTCAAAGTTTCTGAACTGCCAGGGCCTGACGAAAATGTAGAAGTCCTCGATTTATACACAGGCGGGGGAGGCTCGGCGGCTAATTTCTCTGTCGCGGCGGCTAGGCTGGGGCTTGGCGTTAGATTTATAGGCGCAGTCGGCGAAGACCCGCTAGGTGAGCTATCGCTAAGAGAGCTGAGGTCTGAGGGCGTTGATGTCTCCTATGTGAAAAGAGTGGCTGGCGTAAGATCTGGCGTAGTTATTGTGTTAGTACACCCCGACGGGGTAAAAAGAATGTTGTCGTATAGAGGCGCAAACCTAGGCCTATCTCCAGCCGATTTGACAATAGAAAAATTCCGCGGCTTCCGACATATACATTTAGCTACAGGAAGGACAGAGCTTATTCTAAAGGCGAAGGAAATTGCTAAAGAAATAGGAGCCACAGTGTCATTAGATGGGGGGACTGCTCTTGCGAAAAAAGGCCTTGATATAGTTAAAGCTGTTGTAAATGGCATAGATATAGTCTTTATGAATCAGGTAGAGGCTAAGTTACTTGCTAATTCACATGACCACAAGACGGCAGTTGAAAAACTTGCAAAGGAGCTTTCTGTAAGAGAGCTTGTAGTGACCCTGGGGCCTAGGGGCGCGGTGGCTTTTGACGGCAGGAGACTACTACATGTAGACGCCTTTAAGTTAGACGCTGTGGATACAACAGGGGCGGGGGACTGTTTCGCCGCCGCTTATGTAGCCATGTATCTAAGGGGGAGAGATCTATATGAAAAACTGCTCTTTGCTAACGCAGCCGCCGCTATAAAAGTAACTAGGCCGGGGGCGCGGTCTTCTCCCCGCTATAGCGAAGTTGTCGCTTTTCTAGAGTCGCTTGGCTACAAGATTTAA
- a CDS encoding ATP-binding protein — translation MVEFIINYSGYSEDDKLAIAVGLSMTFRQVLVEARPSAEALEAIKNGVWGALLITPCPSDLPCFKDVEDAVNYSEVYSTPVGYEGPLPKVARRRTSTFNKHYLKPWRWARGGEKMEVGHYLLPLMACLYRQLKLLDAVPIVVSDVRLQPSGVSQPDYMVIPTWHIPNEVAEVVDVYMPPLKATAIALGILTGGYNAGPVIAIAKTRDYLAPKVVEMGGYVVILDEASDPCQLFSRRIVGYSYKRRQYVVDPSLCDKCGECLKTSCPAITPSPLGVPQILQTCTGCGACALLCTRGAIH, via the coding sequence ATGGTAGAGTTTATAATAAACTACAGTGGATATAGCGAAGATGATAAACTAGCTATAGCAGTAGGCTTGTCTATGACGTTTAGACAAGTGTTAGTAGAGGCGAGGCCAAGCGCCGAGGCTTTAGAAGCTATAAAAAACGGCGTATGGGGCGCGCTTTTGATAACGCCATGTCCCAGCGATCTTCCCTGTTTTAAAGATGTTGAAGACGCCGTCAACTACTCCGAGGTCTATTCCACACCTGTGGGATACGAGGGGCCTCTGCCCAAAGTCGCGAGGCGTAGAACTTCCACATTTAACAAACACTATCTCAAGCCATGGAGGTGGGCGCGAGGTGGAGAGAAAATGGAGGTGGGCCACTATCTTCTACCGCTTATGGCATGTTTATATAGACAGCTTAAGCTATTAGACGCCGTGCCCATAGTCGTATCTGACGTAAGACTACAGCCCAGCGGCGTCTCACAACCTGACTATATGGTGATACCCACGTGGCACATTCCAAACGAAGTTGCAGAAGTCGTTGATGTATATATGCCCCCGCTTAAAGCTACGGCAATTGCCCTCGGAATATTAACCGGCGGATACAACGCCGGGCCTGTAATTGCTATAGCAAAAACGCGGGATTACCTCGCGCCTAAAGTTGTTGAAATGGGCGGCTACGTCGTAATACTTGACGAAGCAAGCGATCCCTGCCAGTTGTTCTCCAGACGCATCGTCGGCTATAGTTACAAGAGGAGACAATATGTCGTAGACCCCTCACTCTGTGATAAATGTGGCGAATGTCTAAAGACGTCGTGTCCCGCCATCACGCCCTCTCCCCTCGGCGTGCCACAAATACTCCAGACGTGCACAGGATGTGGCGCATGTGCGTTATTATGTACAAGAGGAGCTATACACTAA
- a CDS encoding endonuclease III domain-containing protein gives MEFVELVDKYIQLRIDEFIAPVVWQREKNLFELFVAVILSQNTSDKNAFRAFENLKMRLGTITPESLNKMSEGELAELIKPAGMYRQRARVLKNLAETFLKYDITPQRLLEMGAERARAFLLTLPGVGKKTADVILVNLGLPAFPVDTHITRIARRWGIGKSYDEISRWFIERLPQHKYLELHLKLIQFGREICKARNPKCDVCPIGQRCPSYKSAGRSPVI, from the coding sequence ATGGAGTTTGTCGAGCTGGTTGATAAATATATACAGCTTAGAATTGACGAATTTATAGCGCCTGTTGTTTGGCAAAGAGAGAAAAACTTATTTGAGCTTTTTGTCGCAGTTATCCTTAGCCAGAACACCTCTGATAAAAACGCTTTTAGAGCATTTGAAAATCTCAAAATGAGGCTAGGGACTATAACTCCCGAGAGTCTCAATAAAATGTCCGAGGGGGAACTCGCCGAGTTGATAAAACCTGCCGGCATGTATAGACAGAGGGCGAGAGTTCTAAAGAACCTCGCCGAGACATTTTTGAAATATGATATAACTCCACAGAGGCTATTAGAAATGGGCGCCGAGAGAGCTAGAGCCTTCCTCCTAACTCTCCCAGGAGTTGGCAAGAAGACTGCTGACGTGATATTAGTAAACCTAGGCCTCCCGGCGTTTCCAGTAGACACTCATATAACCCGTATCGCAAGACGGTGGGGCATTGGAAAGAGCTATGACGAAATCAGCCGCTGGTTTATAGAGAGGTTGCCCCAACATAAATACCTCGAGCTTCACCTCAAGCTGATACAGTTTGGCCGGGAGATATGCAAGGCGCGTAACCCCAAGTGCGACGTCTGTCCAATTGGCCAGAGGTGCCCCTCTTATAAATCAGCCGGCAGGTCACCGGTCATATAA
- a CDS encoding DUF211 domain-containing protein — protein sequence MGDRPPIRRIVIDAAIPTKGVTIVDVAKELYKVEGVKAVRVTVDDVDVDVLGLAIVVEGVNVDYDELEKALEKVGGVVHSIDEVVVGEYIPEAGTTT from the coding sequence GTGGGGGATCGTCCGCCAATACGTCGTATTGTAATAGACGCCGCCATACCTACTAAAGGCGTCACTATAGTAGATGTGGCAAAAGAGCTTTACAAAGTAGAAGGCGTTAAAGCTGTACGTGTTACAGTAGACGACGTAGACGTCGACGTGTTAGGTCTCGCCATTGTAGTAGAGGGCGTAAACGTTGACTACGACGAACTAGAGAAGGCTCTGGAGAAAGTCGGGGGTGTCGTACATTCAATAGATGAAGTTGTTGTAGGCGAGTATATACCGGAGGCCGGGACGACGACGTGA
- a CDS encoding nicotinamide mononucleotide deamidase-related protein — MHKGVVWIITVGNELLIGRVVNTNAAWLAGKLTFLGYLVKRILVVPDDEDDIVESFRDGLKRADVVISTGGLGPTPDDITNLAFCKALGVEPVVNEEALKMVKEKYETRGYPLTPERVKMAKMPPGARPLPNPVGTAPGILYEAEDKIAVLLPGVPREMEAIFESYVEPLLKSRGPPIYFAEKALVVKGAPEADVAPIIREVLKLDPRVYVKSHPKGYEVEAPFLYIHIYASATKLQDAENLVNIALDKLIQLLKTRFGEKIQISIETGR, encoded by the coding sequence ATGCACAAGGGCGTTGTGTGGATTATCACAGTGGGGAACGAACTTCTCATTGGCAGAGTTGTTAATACAAATGCCGCGTGGCTTGCTGGAAAACTCACATTTCTAGGCTATTTAGTAAAACGAATTTTGGTCGTGCCAGATGATGAAGATGACATAGTTGAAAGTTTTAGAGATGGCTTAAAGAGGGCAGACGTTGTAATATCTACCGGGGGTCTCGGCCCAACGCCAGACGACATTACAAACCTAGCCTTTTGTAAAGCCCTAGGTGTTGAGCCTGTGGTAAACGAAGAGGCGTTAAAAATGGTGAAAGAGAAATATGAGACGCGTGGCTACCCCCTCACCCCCGAGCGGGTTAAAATGGCCAAGATGCCTCCGGGCGCAAGGCCTTTGCCAAACCCAGTGGGCACGGCGCCAGGTATTTTATATGAAGCAGAGGACAAAATCGCCGTTTTACTGCCGGGAGTCCCCAGAGAGATGGAGGCCATATTTGAGAGTTATGTCGAGCCTCTACTAAAATCGCGGGGGCCTCCTATATATTTCGCAGAAAAAGCTCTAGTAGTCAAAGGCGCGCCAGAGGCAGACGTCGCGCCTATCATACGAGAGGTCTTAAAATTAGACCCCAGGGTTTATGTAAAATCCCACCCAAAGGGCTATGAAGTAGAAGCCCCCTTCTTGTACATACATATATACGCCAGTGCAACTAAGCTGCAAGATGCAGAAAACTTAGTAAATATAGCCTTAGATAAACTTATACAACTATTAAAGACTAGATTTGGTGAAAAAATCCAAATATCTATAGAGACAGGGCGTTAA
- a CDS encoding RNA-guided pseudouridylation complex pseudouridine synthase subunit Cbf5 produces MKCGNREIFVKTQESTNPEWGKPPSKRTTEEYIRYSLVLIDKPRGPSSHEVAAWVKKILGVERAGHAGTLDPKVSGVLPIAVAEGTKALLALSRSDKVYVAVAKFHGDVDEEKLKAVLNEFQGVIYQKPPLRSSVKRQLRTRHVYSLELLELDGRYAVIKMHVEAGTYARKLIHDIGEVLGVGANMRELRRIAVSCYTEDETVALQDVADAYYIWRRYGDDTYLRRVLLPIEEIARHLPKIWVRDSAVDALCNGAPLAAPGVVKFETPFSKGELVAFFTLKDELIGFGRALVESEEAKKMERGLVARVDRVIMRRGTYPPMWKRKQQT; encoded by the coding sequence GTGAAGTGCGGAAATAGAGAGATCTTTGTAAAAACCCAGGAGTCTACAAACCCTGAGTGGGGCAAGCCGCCTTCTAAACGTACGACAGAGGAATATATAAGATACTCGCTGGTTTTAATAGACAAGCCGAGGGGGCCTAGTAGTCATGAAGTTGCCGCGTGGGTTAAGAAAATTCTCGGCGTAGAGCGGGCTGGGCACGCCGGCACGCTGGATCCCAAAGTCTCTGGGGTTTTGCCTATTGCCGTCGCTGAGGGGACTAAGGCCCTGCTTGCTTTATCGCGTTCTGACAAGGTGTATGTAGCCGTGGCGAAATTCCACGGCGATGTAGATGAGGAGAAGCTCAAAGCTGTTTTAAACGAGTTTCAGGGCGTTATATATCAAAAGCCTCCTTTACGTTCCTCTGTAAAAAGACAGCTTAGAACTCGCCACGTGTATTCTCTAGAGCTTCTGGAATTAGACGGCAGATATGCCGTTATAAAAATGCATGTAGAAGCGGGGACATATGCGAGAAAGTTGATTCACGACATAGGCGAGGTGTTGGGCGTGGGAGCTAACATGAGGGAGCTACGCCGTATAGCTGTATCTTGCTATACTGAAGACGAGACTGTGGCTTTACAAGATGTGGCAGATGCGTATTACATATGGAGGAGGTATGGAGATGACACATATTTGAGGAGGGTTCTACTTCCAATTGAAGAAATTGCGCGTCACCTCCCTAAGATATGGGTTAGAGACAGCGCAGTTGACGCATTGTGTAACGGAGCGCCTTTGGCAGCTCCTGGTGTTGTTAAATTTGAAACGCCGTTTTCGAAAGGCGAGCTTGTGGCGTTTTTTACATTAAAAGACGAACTTATAGGGTTTGGCAGAGCGTTGGTTGAAAGTGAGGAGGCTAAAAAAATGGAGAGGGGGCTTGTCGCGCGTGTAGATAGAGTTATTATGCGGCGGGGGACGTACCCCCCTATGTGGAAGAGAAAACAGCAGACGTAG
- a CDS encoding Gfo/Idh/MocA family protein — MKVAVVGIGGWGKNHLRVVSQLRGEDLVDEVYAVDIDEAKLKWAEKVYKARSVKGIEKASDLDVDATIVATPTTLHAAHAAVFLSRGIPTLVEKPFAASLRETYELLDIARRTLVTTGYLLRFHQGVRYVKNNLGKLGRFLTAYSKRTSRWPVRPGDVGVVKDLVIHDVDLLAYITGRRALTVYALGGSTRGTYEDHVQVFAKFDEAAAVFEANWLTPYKFRKLEITGDHGIFAIDFATDEVYFYGEDGVYRPRLEIVEPLVAQDREFLKAASGRGGEIVDREDIIYTMKFCEAAVLSLKTGRLVHLDEVT, encoded by the coding sequence GTGAAGGTGGCGGTCGTTGGCATAGGCGGGTGGGGGAAAAACCACCTTCGTGTAGTTTCTCAACTACGAGGCGAGGATCTTGTCGATGAGGTCTACGCCGTTGATATAGACGAGGCAAAGCTCAAGTGGGCTGAGAAAGTATATAAGGCGAGGTCTGTAAAGGGCATAGAGAAAGCATCAGACTTAGATGTAGATGCAACTATAGTGGCAACGCCTACGACGTTACACGCCGCCCACGCCGCTGTCTTTCTCTCGAGAGGAATACCCACGTTAGTTGAGAAGCCATTTGCCGCAAGTTTACGTGAGACGTATGAGTTGTTGGATATTGCTAGGAGAACTCTAGTTACCACTGGGTATTTACTGCGTTTTCACCAAGGCGTTAGATATGTGAAAAACAACTTGGGCAAGCTGGGCCGTTTTTTGACGGCTTATAGCAAGAGGACTTCTAGATGGCCTGTGAGACCTGGCGACGTCGGCGTCGTCAAAGATCTCGTAATTCATGACGTAGATCTACTTGCATATATCACTGGTAGACGGGCGCTTACAGTATACGCCCTGGGCGGCTCAACCAGAGGGACTTACGAAGACCATGTACAAGTTTTTGCAAAATTTGACGAAGCCGCTGCAGTTTTTGAAGCAAATTGGCTCACGCCGTATAAATTTAGAAAACTAGAAATAACAGGCGACCATGGGATATTTGCCATAGACTTCGCCACTGACGAAGTATATTTCTACGGCGAAGATGGAGTATATCGCCCAAGACTGGAAATAGTAGAGCCTCTCGTGGCTCAGGATAGGGAGTTTTTAAAAGCTGCCTCAGGCAGAGGCGGCGAAATTGTAGATAGAGAAGACATAATCTATACAATGAAGTTTTGTGAAGCCGCGGTGTTATCTCTAAAGACAGGCCGCCTTGTGCACCTAGACGAAGTTACGTGA
- a CDS encoding 50S ribosomal protein L14e: MVKVIDIGRVVVKVLGREAGRKAVVVDIVDENYVVITGPKQLTGVRRRRVNINHIEPTDKKIDIKRGASDEEVLKAVEAAGLVEYMREKVKPKFFGITSAEVK, translated from the coding sequence ATGGTTAAGGTTATTGACATAGGTAGAGTAGTTGTAAAAGTTTTAGGTAGAGAGGCTGGGAGAAAGGCTGTTGTGGTAGATATAGTAGATGAAAACTATGTCGTAATTACAGGCCCTAAGCAACTTACAGGCGTGAGACGGAGACGCGTAAATATTAACCATATAGAACCCACAGATAAAAAGATAGATATCAAGAGGGGGGCGTCGGACGAAGAGGTATTAAAGGCTGTCGAAGCCGCAGGCCTTGTGGAGTACATGCGCGAGAAAGTAAAGCCGAAGTTCTTCGGTATAACTAGCGCAGAGGTTAAGTGA
- a CDS encoding YkgJ family cysteine cluster protein — translation MFTCPISCPSECCKFENLEDMPVVLEDEIPTLQKEAEKLGVKLTFIPYGEYNGVKLYKWVINGWCPFYRGRCIIHTKKPLSCRMFPLVLNLKTGEIYLSEKCTWVKINGPKPLEYFPSEKEALKRLAIRLKIW, via the coding sequence GTGTTTACATGCCCCATTAGCTGTCCCTCTGAGTGTTGTAAATTTGAAAATCTCGAAGATATGCCCGTGGTACTTGAAGACGAAATTCCAACGCTTCAAAAAGAAGCTGAAAAACTAGGCGTAAAACTCACCTTTATTCCCTATGGCGAATACAACGGGGTAAAGCTCTACAAGTGGGTAATAAACGGCTGGTGTCCATTCTATAGGGGGAGGTGTATAATACACACGAAAAAGCCTCTCTCCTGTAGGATGTTTCCACTAGTCTTAAATCTAAAAACTGGCGAGATATATTTATCGGAAAAATGTACATGGGTTAAAATAAACGGGCCAAAACCCCTCGAATATTTTCCAAGTGAAAAAGAGGCGTTGAAAAGATTGGCAATTAGGCTAAAGATATGGTAG